The following proteins are encoded in a genomic region of Peromyscus maniculatus bairdii isolate BWxNUB_F1_BW_parent chromosome 12, HU_Pman_BW_mat_3.1, whole genome shotgun sequence:
- the Krtap8-1 gene encoding keratin-associated protein 8-1 has protein sequence MYYTDFEGSVFPGCYWGSYGYPLGYSVGCGYGSTYSPVGYGLGYGYNGCGAYRRYWPYALY, from the coding sequence ATGTACTACACCGACTTCGAAGGCTCTGTCTTCCCAGGGTGCTACTGGGGCAGCTATGGCTACCCTCTGGGGTACAGTGTTGGCTGTGGCTATGGTAGCACCTACTCTCCAGTGGGCTATGGCCTTGGCTATGGCTACAATGGCTGTGGGGCTTACAGAAGATACTGGCCATACGCTCTCTACTGA